The genome window AATTGAAATCATCAATTCAGTATTATTTTTATCATATTTAACAAATATGTGACAAAATTAGATCGTTATACCTAACCAAGCAAAAAAGACTTGTTCAGACACATAATTGATTACTCCATACATAATTGCATACCCAATTGTTGACCATAATCTTTTGGATTGAATTGTTTTACTAAGAGTTTTTTTGGTTTTGTATGCAGATATTGAAGCAACAACAGGGGGTGCTAAAGCAATAATAATTTTTTCAACAATAGTAAGTTCAAAAACTATGGAAATTCCTAAACTAATAATCACACCTACAACAAACGATCCGATTAATTTTCCAAGTGGAAACTTCTTCATTATTTGCTTCTGTCGCATAAAGTGCAGATACATCTTTGAGTATTTTAACACATTCCAACAATTCACCCTAATAATTCAATAATTTAGGCATAAATTCATGACCCCATAAATCTAATATACTTCAAACAAGATAATTCATTGTGGCAAAAATACAGCGCGTTAAAGCGTATACATACAAAGATCATGACATTTACAAATACAGAATTAATGTACCATCAGATATTATTGAAGAGTTAAAATGGAAAGAAGGTACCGAAATAGATTTTAAAATTAAAAATAAAAAATTAGAAATATCTAAAAATTAGAACCTGCCCATGCTGGAACTTTTTGAGATCTAAATCCTTTATCATTTCTGATGTGTTTACTAACAATTCGATTACATTTTGGACATGGAATACCACCTGAAAAAGTCATAACAATAACATCTTCCATTTTGAGATATAATTCATTTAAAATACACGCACATTTTTTATTTTTGCATTCAAATTTCACATACACTCCTTCAGGATCTCGTGACGTCATACGTGCTAATTCCTGTAATGAGGAATCATGTGAACGCATTGCAGTATCAAATAACAAATTTGTTGTTTTTGTTTTATAATATTGAATTACAGTGTCTTTTTGGGATTCATCTAAAATAGATAATGCTTGCAATACAGCATTACTTAATGCGTGAATTTCTGAAGATTTTGC of Nitrosopumilus sp. contains these proteins:
- a CDS encoding AbrB/MazE/SpoVT family DNA-binding domain-containing protein, whose protein sequence is MAKIQRVKAYTYKDHDIYKYRINVPSDIIEELKWKEGTEIDFKIKNKKLEISKN